A part of Carettochelys insculpta isolate YL-2023 chromosome 1, ASM3395843v1, whole genome shotgun sequence genomic DNA contains:
- the THAP5 gene encoding THAP domain-containing protein 5, giving the protein MPRYCAASCCKNRGGQSAKDQRKLSFYPFPLHDKERLEKWLRNMKRDTWTPSKHQLLCSDHFTPDSLDVRWGIRYLKHTAVPTIFSLPDNQEKDPSVHKPQEVKTEDGEETSVCKESDNISAPFEPSSPKKNVIIAENLDEKAEATCSSTLSKPPQKVQFQNTEDLQAGTVILSSSEQPIQQTPVLMAEAVHKIEASNVHTSVENLLSCTATVLQVTDPDYLDSSLNFKNVVGPVIDHAVENPNSHIAVCSVEVQPSENAVFFSTITRTIEQFNGNEESVIAIIVPAECSKEPLVESSSFVPIKQEFIDMEEIEIEKSAYVNSYGETEVLQTEHSYCRQDVDRDHLWQKIAKLHSKITLLEKQERKTLGRLKSLEALIGQLKQENLLSEEKLKIVENCFTTFEVTMIQ; this is encoded by the exons ATGCCACGGTACTGCGCCGCGTCCTGCTGCAAGAACCGGGGGGGCCAGAGCGCCAAGGACCAGCGCAAGCTGAGCTTCTATCC ATTTCCACTTCATGATAAAGAGAGACTTGAGAAATGGTTACGGAATATGAAACGTGACACGTGGACTCCCAGTAAGCACCAGCTCCTCTGCAGTGACCATTTTACTCCTGATTCCCTTGATGTGCGATGGGGAATTCGATATTTGAAACACACTGCAGTACCAACTATTTTCTCTTTGCCTGATAATCAG GAAAAAGACCCTTCTGTGCACAAGCCACAAGAGGTAAAAACAGAAGATGGGGAAGAAACCAGTGTGTGTAAAGAGTCAGATAACATATCTGCACCATTTGAACCTAGTTCACCAAAGAAAAATGTCATAATTGCAGAAAACCTCGATGAAAAAGCAGAAGCAACTTGCTCATCCACTCTGAGCAAACCTCCACAAAAAGTGCAGTTTCAGAACACAGAAGACTTGCAAGCAGGCACCGTAATTCTTAGTTCATCTGAGCAGCCTATTCAACAAACTCCTGTTTTAATGGCAGAAGCTGTACATAAAATCGAAGCAAGTAATGTTCATACGTCTGTAGAGAATCTTTTAAGTTGCACGGCCACAGTTTTGCAAGTTACAGACCCTGACTACCTGGATTcctctttaaattttaaaaatgtggttGGACCAGTGATTGACCATGCAGTTGAGAATCCTAATTCACATATTGCCGTCTGCTCTGTGGAAGTACAGCCGAGTGAAAACGCTGTTTTTTTCAGTACAATCACACGAACTATCGAACAGTTTAATGGAAATGAAGAATCTGTCATTGCTATcattgtacctgctgagtgtTCTAAGGAGCCTTTAGTGGAAAGTAGTTCTTTTGTGCCTATTAAACAGGAGTTCATAGACATGGAAGAAATAGAAATTGAAAAATCTGCATATGTAAACAGTTATGGTGAAACTGAAGTGTTACAAACTGAACATTCATACTGCAGACAAGACGTAGACAGAGATCATCTCTGGCAAAAAATTGCAAAGCTACATTCCAAAATAACACTCCttgaaaaacaggaaagaaaaacttTAGGTAGGCTCAAATCCCTGGAAGCTCTTATTGGACAACTAAAACAGGAAAACCTGCTTTCCGAAGAAAAGCTCAAGATTGTAGAAAATTGTTTCACAACATTTGAAGTGACTATGATACAATAA
- the DNAJB9 gene encoding dnaJ homolog subfamily B member 9 codes for MATTQSVFTFALCILMITELILATENYYDILGVPKNASDRQIKKAFHKLAMKYHPDKNRSPGAEAKFREIAEAYETLSDENKRKEYDQFGHGGGQGNSGSPFQQSFNFNFDDLFKDFDFFGQKQNSRSKKHFENHFRGHREAHSRQRRSFQDFSFGGGLFDDVFEDMEKMFSFSGFDSAQQHTMRTDSRFHGSSKHCRTVTQRRGNMVTTYTDCSGQ; via the exons ATGGCTACCACGCAGTCTGTCTTCACATTTGCTCTCTGCATTTTAATGATAACTGAATTGATATTGGCTACAGAAAACTACTATGATATTTTAGGAGTTCCAAAAAATGCATCTGACCGCCAGATCAAGAAGGCATTTCACAAACTGGCAATGAAGTACCATCCAGACAAAAATAGGAGTCCTGGTGCAGAAGCAAAATTCAGAGAAATTGCAGAAG CATATGAAACTTTATCGGATGAGAATAAACGAAAAGAATATGACCAATTTGGCCATGGTGGAGGACAAGGAAATAGCGGAAGCCCATTTCAGCAATCATTTAATTTCAACTTTGATGACTTGTTCAAAGATTTTGACTTTTTTGGTCAAAAACAAAACTCACGGtcaaagaaacattttgaaaatcacTTCCGAGGTCATCGGGAGGCTCACAGCAGGCAAAGACGTTCTTTCCAAGATTTCTCCTTTGGAGGTGGACTGTTTGATGACGTGTTTGAAGatatggaaaaaatgttttctttcagtgGCTTTGACAGTGCACAGCAGCACACAATGCGAACTGATAGCAGATTCCATGGATCTAGCAAGCACTGCAGAACTGTCACTCAGCGCCGAGGAAACATGGTTACTACATACACAGATTGTTCTGGACAATAA